One segment of Pangasianodon hypophthalmus isolate fPanHyp1 chromosome 10, fPanHyp1.pri, whole genome shotgun sequence DNA contains the following:
- the LOC113529717 gene encoding protein kintoun isoform X1, which produces MDFGNKLEELNMTTDEINRFSKAIKDKKFRELLHEYAQEITNPDNKKKYEEEITQLEQERGVEVKFIHPSAHHVLKTSVNGTEKCFINICSNNLINKPTCEVRRAENGQVGQCWSLPYSLTPGRPDRDGKGNKCMIYDVVFHPDTLYMAGKNTRFMKLVNSTATQGVEDAFKVTLDKANMLLKKIQYKGVPQPAVIRKPIPGHPRKEESSPHHNAFPMSYPGTMLIKNPKPPSSSFTQSPIKQSSLLPIQPHYTIKYRSLVDLQDYRYSRDSAPSPRPKEIVITIDLPLVKSAADVDLNVTDRKLALESQKPDYKLELQLSYPVDADKGDAKFNKAKKQLIITLAVRPAKNPAVVHVEGNQPKSDDMMGSPDKVDEAVYDAEVVKDEQSELNISDASCQAQPQENRPVQEEEEDTHFSSMELESYKINSLEFKSKPLYLARADATLTCEINNAETSRPLDNAMNGPEKGFLPDVYICTQKMSLEPHANKETENNQDKENLPSGTKSVQPSVQAPAVKLENCTQLSFMDKIANGSQLEVPVVESQMKQTASHLEEALRDVQNSPASPSNWVKGSEVEPSVISEGPNQLNSPLDKDTIKSSCRFKVIGELTEDQNSFVKLSSALVPLNEQVDNVDSSKQSITDSSITTPAILREKNPEDGSEVIIIDHTTSAALSFQNSLWFALD; this is translated from the exons ATGGATTTTGGCAACAAACTAGAAGAACTTAATATGACGACAGACGAAATAAACCGTTTCAGTAAAGCCATAAAGGACAAGAAGTTTCGTGAGCTGCTCCATGAGTACGCCCAGGAAATAACAAACCCTGACAACAAGAAAAAGTATGAGGAGGAAATCACACAGCTGGAGCAAGAGAGGGGCGTGGAGGTAAAATTTATCCATCCCAGTGCCCACCATGTGCTGAAGACCAGTGTGAATGGAACAGAGAAGTGCTTTATCAATATTTGCTCAAATAACCTAATCAACAAGCCCACATGTGAAGTCAGAAGAGCTGAAAATGGCCAGGTTGGGCAGTGCTGGTCACTGCCATACAGTCTAACACCTGGCAGGCCTGACAGAGACGGCAAGGGCAATAAGTGCATGATATACGATGTCGTTTTTCATCCAGACACACTTTACATGGCAGGCAAGAACACAAGATTCATGAAACTTGTGAACAGCACTGCCACACAAGGGGTGGAGGATGCCTTTAAAGTCACACTGGACAAAGCCAATatgttattgaaaaaaatcCAATACAAAGGTGTGCCTCAGCCAGCTGTAATACGTAAACCAATCCCTGGTCATCCCAGGAAGGAAGAGTCCTCTCCTCATCACAATGCTTTCCCTATGTCTTACCCAGGCACTATGCTAATCAAAAATCCCAAACCCCCCTCGTCTTCTTTTACCCAAAGTCCTATCAAGCAAAGTTCTTTACTACCTATACAaccacactacactatcaaATATAGATCATTGGTGGATTTGCAGGACTACAGATACTCCAGAGACTCGGCTCCAAGTCCACGCCCAAAAGAGATTGTCATTACCATAGATTTACCACTTGTCAAATCAGCAGCAGATGTTGACCTAAATGTGACTGACAGAAAGCTGGCTTTAGAGTCTCAAAAGCCAGACTACAAACTAGAGCTACAGTTATCCTATCCTGTGGATGCTGACAAAGGAGATGCCAAATTCAACAAGGCTAAAAAGCAGCTTATCATAACTCTAGCTGTACGGCCAGCTAAAAACCCTGCTGTGGTTCATGTTGAGGGGAATCAGCCTAAAAGTGATGATATGATGGGGAGTCCAGATAAAGTGGATGAAGCAGTATATGATGCAGAAGTGGTCAAAGATGAACAGAGTGAGCTGAACATCTCAGATGCAAGTTGTCAAGCACAGCCTCAGGAAAATAGGCCTGTacaagaagaggaagaagataCTCATTTCTCCTCTATGGAGTTAGAAAGTTATAAAATTAACTCCTTGGAATTCAAATCTAAACCTTTATATTTGGCCAGGGCAGATGCAACACTCACCTGTGAAATAAACAACGCTGAGACATCCAGACCATTGGACAATGCTATGAATGGGCCAGAAAAGGGTTTCCTTCctgatgtgtatatatgtacccAAAAGATGTCCTTAGAGCCTCATGCTaataaagaaactgaaaataatCAAGACAAG GAGAACCTTCCCTCGGGCACTAAATCAGTACAACCTTCTGTCCAGGCACCTGCTGTAAAACTTGAAAACTGCACACAATTATCTTTTATGGATAAAATAGCAAATGGGTCACAACTCGAGGTTCCTGTAGTGGAGTCACAAATGAAGCAGACTGCATCGCATTTAGAAGAAGCATTACGTGATGTTCAAAATAGTCCTGCCAGCCCATCCAATTGGGTAAAGGGATCTGAGGTGGAGCCATCAGTTATCAGTGAGGGACCAAACCAACTGAATTCTCCATTAGACAAAGACACTATAAAGAGTTCATGCAGATTTAAAGTGATTGGGGAATTGACTGAAGATCAAAATAGCTTTGTCAAACTCAGTTCTGCCCTAGTGCCACTGAATGAGCAAGTGGATAATGTTGATTCTTCCAAACAGAGCATAACAGATTCCAGTATTACCACTCCTGCCATCCTTAGAGAGAAAAACCCTGAAGATGGCAGCgaggttattattattgaccATACCACTTCTGCTGCCCTCTCCTTCCAGAACTCTCTATGGTTTGCACTTGACTAA